The following are encoded in a window of Anopheles gambiae chromosome X, idAnoGambNW_F1_1, whole genome shotgun sequence genomic DNA:
- the LOC11176125 gene encoding uncharacterized protein LOC11176125, protein MATTPERMLSASELVDLAPLATEPGNDLISTVQERDKHKVAQDQSVEKPDEDQSKIEKALEDAMSDIVERGESEDISGKPIAESDKLEALEEIPQEANIVDEDHVEQETTHDEAHDEAHDEAIVEASEDAAEGEDRCARVEV, encoded by the exons ATGGCTACCACCCCAGAGAGAATGCTGAGTGCGTCGGAATTGGTCGACCTGGCCCCCTTGGCGACTGAGCCAGGGAATGATCTGATTTCGACCGTACAGGAACGGGATAAGCATAAGGTCGCTCAAGATCAGAGTGTCGAGAAGCCGGATGAGGATCAGTCGAAAATCGAGAAGGCTCTAGAAGATGCAATGAGCGACATTGTGGAGCGAGGTGAAAGTGAAGACATCAGTGGAAAGCCGATAGCTGAAAGTGACAAGCTAGAAGCTTTGGAGGAAATCCCGCAAGAGGCAAACATCGTGGACGAGGATCACGTCGAGCAAGAGACCACTCACGACGAAGCTCACGATGAAGCTCACGATGAAGCCATCGTGGAGGCCTCGGAAGATGCAGCGGAAGGCGAAGATCGCTGTGCACGTGTGGAG GTTTAA